The proteins below are encoded in one region of Streptomyces marianii:
- a CDS encoding DUF3043 domain-containing protein has protein sequence MFRSRSKEEKAPTGKVTADLSKQPRDPEAPKGRPTPKRSEAQTQRRRAQSTPLDRKEAMRRQREARRTDLAKQREALAGGDERYLPPRDKGPVRRFVRDFVDSRFCIAEFFLPLAVVILVLSMIRIPQLQNIAMLLWLGVIVMIVIDSIGIWFRLKKQLNERFPDEPKRGAVAYGLMRTLQIRRLRLPKPQVKRGERP, from the coding sequence GTGTTCCGTAGCCGTTCCAAGGAAGAGAAGGCCCCCACCGGCAAGGTGACGGCGGACCTCTCCAAGCAGCCCCGCGACCCCGAGGCCCCCAAGGGCCGCCCGACCCCGAAGCGGAGTGAGGCCCAGACCCAGCGCCGCCGGGCGCAGTCGACCCCCCTCGACCGCAAGGAGGCCATGCGCCGCCAGCGCGAGGCGCGCCGTACCGACCTGGCGAAGCAGCGCGAGGCGCTGGCCGGTGGCGACGAGCGCTATCTGCCGCCGCGCGACAAGGGCCCGGTGCGTCGCTTCGTCCGCGACTTCGTGGACTCCCGGTTCTGCATCGCCGAGTTCTTCCTGCCGCTGGCGGTGGTGATCCTGGTGCTCTCCATGATCCGCATCCCCCAGCTGCAGAACATCGCGATGCTGCTGTGGCTCGGCGTGATCGTGATGATCGTGATCGACTCGATCGGCATCTGGTTCCGGCTCAAGAAGCAGCTGAACGAGCGCTTCCCGGACGAGCCGAAGCGCGGCGCGGTGGCCTACGGCCTGATGCGCACGCTCCAGATCCGCCGACTGCGTCTGCCCAAGCCCCAGGTCAAGCGCGGAGAGCGGCCCTGA
- a CDS encoding PspA/IM30 family protein: protein MSGVMKRMGMIFRAKANKALDRAEDPRETLDYSYQKQLELLQKVRRGVADVATSRKRLELQLNQLQSQSSKLEDQGRKALALGREDLAREALSRRAALQQQVTDLETQHQTLQGEEEKLTLAAQRLQAKVDAFRTKKETIKATYTAAQAQTRIGEAFSGISEEMGDVGLAIQRAEDKTAQLQARAGAIDELLASGALDDPTGMAKDDIAAELDRISGGTDVELELQRMKAELAGGGTQQQAIEGGDGSAQDQAQGRTQHKFDKQ from the coding sequence ATGAGCGGTGTCATGAAGCGTATGGGGATGATCTTCCGCGCGAAGGCAAACAAGGCCCTTGACCGGGCCGAGGATCCGCGCGAGACCCTCGATTACTCGTACCAGAAGCAGCTGGAGCTGCTGCAGAAGGTCCGCCGCGGCGTCGCCGACGTGGCGACCTCCCGCAAGCGCCTGGAGCTGCAGCTGAACCAGCTCCAGAGCCAGTCCTCCAAGCTGGAGGACCAGGGCCGCAAGGCGCTGGCCCTCGGCCGCGAGGACCTGGCGCGCGAGGCGCTGTCCCGTCGCGCCGCGCTCCAGCAGCAGGTCACCGATCTGGAGACCCAGCACCAGACGCTGCAGGGCGAGGAGGAGAAGCTCACCCTCGCCGCCCAGCGGCTGCAGGCCAAGGTCGACGCCTTCCGCACGAAGAAGGAGACCATCAAGGCCACGTACACGGCCGCCCAGGCCCAGACCCGGATCGGCGAGGCGTTCTCCGGCATCTCCGAGGAGATGGGCGACGTCGGTCTGGCGATCCAGCGCGCCGAGGACAAGACCGCCCAGCTGCAGGCGCGGGCCGGTGCCATCGACGAGTTGCTGGCGTCCGGGGCGCTGGACGACCCGACCGGGATGGCGAAGGACGACATCGCGGCGGAGCTGGACCGCATCTCCGGAGGCACGGACGTCGAACTGGAGCTGCAGCGGATGAAGGCCGAGCTGGCCGGAGGCGGCACCCAGCAGCAGGCCATCGAGGGAGGCGACGGCTCGGCGCAGGACCAGGCCCAGGGCCGTACCCAGCACAAGTTCGACAAGCAGTAG
- the pspAA gene encoding PspA-associated protein PspAA, which yields MIVRIMGEGQWTVADSHFAELNKLDDELLAEMETGDRDGFRRTLCALLDEVRRCGAPLADDALEPSELILPSPDATLDEVRAMLSDNGLIPG from the coding sequence ATGATCGTACGGATCATGGGTGAGGGCCAGTGGACCGTGGCGGACAGCCACTTCGCCGAGCTGAACAAGCTCGACGACGAGTTGCTGGCCGAGATGGAGACGGGTGACCGGGACGGCTTCCGCCGCACGTTGTGCGCACTGCTCGACGAGGTGCGCCGCTGCGGGGCACCGCTCGCGGACGACGCACTGGAGCCCTCCGAGCTGATCCTGCCCTCCCCGGACGCGACGCTCGACGAGGTCCGCGCCATGCTCAGCGACAACGGCCTCATCCCGGGCTGA
- a CDS encoding sensor histidine kinase — MTAPLTGFSRLAPTRSWLRAHPTAFDAGLAAAVLVCMVVASFADPHGPHGPTFGTRTPELRSLLLMTAAAGALVFRRGRPVTVLAVTGAVSVAELVAGDPPAPVAMSAVIALYTVASRTDRPTTWRVGLLTMTVLTGSAILFGSAPWYSQENLGIFAWTGMAAAAGDAVRSRRAFVDAIRERAERAERTRDEEARRRVAEERLRIARDLHDVVAHHIALVNVQAGVAAHVMDKRPDQAKEALSHVREASRSALNELRATVGLLRQSGDPEAPTEPAPGLAVLAPLLDGFRRAGLPVELARTDQDTALPAAVDLAAYRIVQEALTNVRKHAGAAAKAEVSVVRVGRTVEVTVLDDGCPAGTVREGAGGDPAAGGGSGGHGLIGMRERVTALGGTMTAGPRFGGGFRVQAILPVKAGAEGDEDG, encoded by the coding sequence GTGACCGCACCTCTGACCGGATTCAGCCGGCTCGCGCCGACCCGCTCCTGGCTGCGCGCGCATCCGACGGCGTTCGACGCGGGCCTCGCGGCCGCGGTGCTCGTCTGCATGGTCGTCGCGTCGTTCGCCGACCCCCACGGGCCGCACGGGCCGACGTTCGGCACCCGCACGCCCGAGCTCCGCAGCCTGCTGCTGATGACGGCGGCCGCCGGCGCCCTCGTGTTCCGTCGCGGCCGCCCCGTGACCGTGCTCGCGGTCACCGGTGCCGTGTCCGTCGCCGAGCTCGTTGCCGGCGACCCGCCCGCGCCCGTCGCGATGTCCGCGGTGATCGCCCTCTACACGGTCGCCTCCCGCACCGACCGGCCGACGACCTGGCGGGTCGGCCTGCTGACCATGACCGTGCTGACCGGGTCGGCCATACTGTTCGGCTCCGCGCCCTGGTACAGCCAGGAGAACCTCGGCATCTTCGCCTGGACCGGCATGGCGGCGGCCGCGGGCGACGCCGTACGGAGCCGGCGTGCCTTCGTCGACGCCATAAGGGAGCGGGCCGAACGGGCCGAGCGCACCCGCGACGAGGAGGCCCGCCGCCGTGTCGCCGAGGAGCGGCTGCGGATCGCCCGCGACCTCCACGACGTCGTCGCCCACCACATCGCCCTGGTCAACGTCCAGGCCGGAGTGGCCGCGCACGTCATGGACAAGCGCCCCGACCAGGCCAAGGAGGCCTTGTCGCACGTGCGGGAGGCGAGCCGTTCGGCGCTGAACGAGCTGCGGGCCACCGTCGGTCTGCTGAGGCAGTCGGGGGACCCCGAGGCGCCCACCGAACCGGCCCCCGGACTCGCCGTCCTCGCCCCGCTGCTGGACGGCTTCCGGCGGGCCGGGCTGCCGGTCGAGCTGGCCCGCACCGACCAGGACACCGCACTGCCCGCCGCTGTCGACCTCGCCGCGTACCGGATCGTCCAGGAGGCGCTCACCAATGTGCGCAAGCACGCCGGGGCGGCGGCCAAGGCGGAGGTGAGCGTCGTACGGGTGGGCCGGACCGTGGAGGTCACCGTCCTCGACGACGGCTGCCCCGCCGGCACCGTGCGGGAGGGCGCCGGCGGCGACCCGGCGGCCGGGGGCGGCAGCGGCGGGCACGGCCTGATCGGCATGCGTGAGCGCGTCACCGCACTCGGCGGCACGATGACCGCGGGCCCCCGCTTCGGAGGCGGCTTCCGGGTGCAGGCGATACTGCCGGTCAAGGCCGGCGCGGAGGGGGACGAGGACGGATGA
- a CDS encoding response regulator, with amino-acid sequence MTIRVLLADDQALLRSAFKVLVDSEPDMEVVGEAADGAEAVELARSARADVVLMDIRMPGTDGLAATRMISADPGLAEVRVVMLTTFEVDEYVVQSLRAGASGFLGKGAEPDELLNAIRIAAAGDALLSPAATKGLIAEFLAQGGSSEDGRGSGAYSERLAALTGREREVLVLVAGGHSNDEIADRLEVSPLTVKTHVNRAMAKLGARDRAQLVFIAYESGLVRPRVD; translated from the coding sequence ATGACGATCAGGGTGCTGCTCGCCGACGACCAGGCTCTGCTGCGCAGCGCGTTCAAGGTGCTGGTGGACTCCGAGCCCGACATGGAGGTCGTGGGGGAGGCCGCGGACGGCGCCGAGGCCGTGGAACTCGCCCGCTCGGCTCGCGCCGACGTCGTCCTCATGGACATCCGGATGCCGGGCACGGACGGCCTCGCGGCCACCCGCATGATCAGCGCCGACCCCGGACTCGCCGAGGTGCGGGTGGTGATGCTGACGACGTTCGAGGTGGACGAGTACGTCGTCCAGTCGCTCCGGGCCGGGGCCTCGGGGTTCCTCGGCAAGGGCGCGGAACCCGATGAACTGCTGAACGCGATCCGGATCGCAGCCGCCGGCGACGCGCTGCTCTCGCCCGCGGCCACGAAGGGGCTCATCGCCGAGTTCCTCGCACAGGGCGGCAGTTCGGAGGACGGACGGGGCTCCGGGGCGTACTCGGAACGGCTGGCCGCGCTGACGGGCCGCGAGCGCGAGGTCCTCGTCCTCGTCGCAGGCGGCCACTCCAACGACGAGATCGCGGACCGGCTGGAGGTCAGCCCGCTCACCGTCAAGACGCATGTGAACCGGGCGATGGCGAAGCTCGGCGCCCGCGACCGGGCGCAATTGGTGTTCATCGCGTACGAATCGGGCCTGGTACGCCCACGGGTGGACTGA
- the nadA gene encoding quinolinate synthase NadA: protein MRDVTTAQPSLAAPGAAGGSQDVQPTPLALLLLGREADPRSERGVECPGDLPSPSDPDLVERARAAKEKLGDKVFVLGHHYQRDEVIQFADVTGDSFKLARDAAARPEAEYIVFCGVHFMAESADILTGDDQKVVLPDLAAGCSMADMATAEQVAECWDVLTEAGVAERTVPVSYMNSSADIKAFTGKHGGTICTSSNAKRALDWAFEQGEKVLFLPDQHLGRNTAVRDMGMSLDDCVVYNPHRPNGGLTAEQLRGAKMILWRGHCSVHGRFSLDSVNDVRERIRGVNVLVHPECKHEVVAAADYVGSTEYIIKALEAAPAGSKWAIGTELNLVRRLANRFAPEGKEIVFLDKTVCFCSTMNRIDLPHLVWALESLAEGNLVNRIQVDAETESFAKLALERMLALP, encoded by the coding sequence GTGCGTGACGTGACCACCGCCCAGCCCTCCCTCGCCGCGCCCGGCGCGGCAGGGGGCTCCCAGGATGTCCAGCCGACGCCGCTCGCCCTGCTGCTGCTCGGACGCGAAGCCGACCCCAGGAGCGAGCGGGGCGTCGAATGCCCCGGCGACCTTCCCTCCCCGTCCGACCCGGACCTGGTGGAGCGCGCCCGCGCGGCGAAGGAGAAGCTCGGCGACAAGGTGTTCGTGCTCGGTCACCACTACCAGCGCGACGAGGTCATCCAGTTCGCGGACGTCACCGGCGACTCCTTCAAGCTCGCGAGGGACGCGGCGGCGCGGCCGGAGGCCGAGTACATCGTGTTCTGCGGTGTGCACTTCATGGCCGAGTCGGCGGACATCCTGACCGGCGACGACCAGAAGGTCGTCCTCCCCGACCTCGCCGCCGGCTGCTCCATGGCCGACATGGCCACGGCCGAGCAGGTCGCGGAGTGCTGGGACGTCCTCACCGAGGCCGGCGTCGCGGAGCGGACCGTTCCCGTCTCGTACATGAACTCCTCGGCGGACATCAAGGCGTTCACCGGCAAGCACGGCGGCACGATCTGTACGTCCTCGAACGCGAAGCGCGCGCTGGACTGGGCCTTCGAGCAGGGCGAGAAGGTCCTTTTCCTGCCCGACCAGCACCTCGGCCGGAACACCGCCGTCCGGGACATGGGGATGTCCCTGGACGACTGCGTCGTCTACAACCCCCACCGGCCGAACGGCGGTCTCACCGCCGAGCAGCTCCGCGGCGCGAAGATGATCCTCTGGCGCGGCCACTGCTCCGTGCACGGCCGCTTCTCGCTGGACTCCGTGAACGACGTCCGCGAGCGCATCCGGGGTGTGAACGTCCTGGTCCACCCCGAGTGCAAGCACGAGGTCGTCGCGGCGGCGGACTACGTGGGCTCCACGGAGTACATCATCAAGGCGCTGGAGGCCGCGCCGGCGGGCTCCAAGTGGGCGATCGGCACGGAGCTGAACCTGGTGCGCCGTCTGGCGAATCGTTTCGCCCCCGAGGGCAAGGAGATCGTCTTCCTCGACAAGACGGTCTGCTTCTGCTCGACGATGAACCGGATCGACCTGCCGCACCTGGTGTGGGCGCTGGAGTCCCTGGCGGAGGGCAACCTGGTCAACCGGATCCAGGTCGACGCCGAGACGGAGAGCTTCGCCAAGCTCGCCCTGGAGCGCATGCTGGCGCTTCCCTGA
- the erpA gene encoding iron-sulfur cluster insertion protein ErpA yields MSVSDETTTVSDGILLSDAAAAKVKSLLEQEGRDDLALRVAVQPGGCSGLRYQLFFDERSLDGDVVKEFDGVRVVTDRMSAPYLGGASIDFVDTIEKQGFTIDNPNATGSCACGDSFS; encoded by the coding sequence ATGTCCGTATCGGACGAGACCACCACCGTGAGCGACGGCATCCTCCTGTCCGACGCCGCCGCGGCCAAGGTGAAGTCCCTGCTGGAGCAGGAGGGCCGGGACGACCTGGCGCTGCGCGTCGCGGTTCAGCCCGGCGGCTGCTCCGGCCTGCGCTACCAGCTCTTCTTCGACGAGCGTTCGCTCGACGGCGATGTCGTCAAGGAGTTCGACGGGGTCAGGGTCGTGACCGACCGTATGAGCGCGCCGTACCTCGGTGGCGCCTCCATCGACTTCGTGGACACGATCGAGAAGCAGGGCTTCACGATCGACAACCCGAACGCGACGGGCTCCTGCGCCTGCGGCGACTCCTTCAGCTGA
- a CDS encoding carbohydrate kinase family protein, protein MRIAVTGSIATDHLMTFPGRFADQLVADQLHTVSLSFLVDNLDVRRGGVGANICFGMGQLGTDPVLVGAAGSDFDEYRAWLDRHGVDTASVRISEVLHTARFVCTTDADHNQIGSFYTGAMSEARLIELKSVADRVGGLDLVLIGADDPEAMLRHTEECRSRGIPFAADFSQQIARMNGDEIRILLDGATYLFSNEYEKGLIEAKTGWTDEEILDRVGHRVTTLGSRGVRIEGKGEPTIEVGCPEEDSKVDPTGVGDAFRAGFLSALSWDVGLERAAQVGCMLATLVIETLGTQEYTLRRAHFMDRFTKAYGHDAASDVRAHLS, encoded by the coding sequence GTGCGAATCGCAGTCACCGGCTCCATCGCCACCGACCACCTGATGACCTTTCCCGGCCGCTTCGCCGACCAACTGGTCGCGGATCAGCTCCACACGGTCTCCCTCTCCTTCCTCGTCGACAACCTCGACGTGCGCAGAGGAGGGGTCGGCGCCAACATCTGCTTCGGGATGGGTCAGCTCGGCACCGACCCGGTCCTGGTCGGAGCGGCGGGCTCCGACTTCGACGAGTACCGCGCCTGGCTCGACCGGCACGGCGTCGACACCGCGTCCGTACGGATCTCCGAAGTGCTGCACACCGCGCGCTTCGTCTGCACGACCGACGCCGACCACAACCAGATCGGCTCCTTCTACACGGGCGCGATGAGCGAGGCGCGCCTGATCGAGCTGAAGTCGGTCGCGGACCGGGTCGGCGGACTGGACCTGGTGCTGATCGGCGCCGACGACCCCGAGGCGATGCTGCGCCACACGGAGGAGTGCCGCTCCCGTGGCATCCCGTTCGCCGCGGACTTCTCTCAGCAGATCGCGCGGATGAACGGCGACGAGATCCGGATACTGCTGGACGGGGCGACCTACCTCTTCTCCAACGAGTACGAGAAGGGGCTCATCGAGGCGAAGACGGGCTGGACGGACGAGGAGATCCTGGACCGCGTCGGCCACCGCGTCACCACGCTCGGCTCGCGCGGGGTGCGCATCGAGGGCAAGGGCGAGCCGACGATCGAGGTCGGCTGCCCCGAGGAGGACTCCAAGGTCGACCCGACGGGCGTCGGCGACGCGTTCCGCGCGGGTTTCCTGTCGGCGCTGTCGTGGGACGTCGGCCTGGAGCGCGCCGCGCAGGTCGGCTGCATGCTCGCGACGCTGGTCATCGAGACTCTGGGCACCCAGGAGTACACGCTCCGCCGCGCCCACTTCATGGACCGCTTCACCAAGGCGTACGGCCACGACGCGGCGTCGGACGTCCGGGCGCACCTCTCCTGA
- a CDS encoding cysteine desulfurase/sulfurtransferase TusA family protein: MPYFDAASSAPLHPVARQALQASLDEGWADPARLYREGRRARLLLDAAREAAADAVGCRPDELVFTSSGTRALHAGISGALAGRRRAGSHLVVSAVEHSAVLHAAEGRPVTEVPVDRWGAVSPGVFAEALREDTALACLQSANHEVGTEQPVAEVAGLCRTAGVPLLVDAAQSLGWGPVDGDWSLLTASAHKWGGPAGVGLLVVRKGVRFAPQDPADERESGRAPGFENIPAIVAAAASLRAVRDEAESEARRLRELVDRIRTRVPELVPDVEVVGDPVRRLPHLVTFSCLYVDGETVLHDLDREGFSVSSGSSCTSSTLTPSHVLRAMGVLSEGNVRVSLPSGTAEEDVDRFLEVLPGVVAGVRGRLGAPTEAAPTSAASRALVVDALGKRCPVPVIELAKVIGDVPVGGTVTVLADDEAARLDIPAWCEMRDQEYVGESPAPGGTAYVVRRRG; encoded by the coding sequence GTGCCCTACTTCGACGCTGCCTCCTCCGCTCCCCTGCACCCCGTCGCCCGGCAGGCGCTCCAGGCGTCCCTGGACGAGGGATGGGCGGACCCCGCCCGGCTGTACCGCGAGGGTCGGCGTGCGCGGCTGCTCCTGGACGCGGCGCGGGAGGCGGCGGCGGACGCCGTGGGCTGCCGACCGGACGAGCTCGTTTTCACCTCTTCGGGGACACGAGCCCTCCATGCGGGCATCTCGGGCGCACTCGCGGGCCGCCGTCGCGCCGGGAGCCACCTGGTGGTGTCCGCGGTCGAGCACTCGGCCGTGCTGCACGCGGCGGAGGGCCGGCCCGTCACCGAGGTGCCCGTGGACCGCTGGGGCGCGGTGTCACCGGGAGTGTTCGCGGAGGCACTGCGCGAGGACACCGCACTGGCGTGCCTGCAGTCGGCGAACCACGAGGTGGGCACCGAGCAGCCGGTCGCCGAGGTGGCCGGCCTCTGCCGGACGGCGGGAGTGCCGCTGCTCGTCGACGCCGCGCAGTCCCTCGGCTGGGGCCCGGTGGACGGGGACTGGTCGCTGCTCACCGCGAGCGCGCACAAATGGGGCGGTCCGGCGGGTGTGGGACTCCTCGTGGTCCGCAAGGGCGTCCGCTTCGCCCCCCAGGACCCGGCGGACGAACGGGAGTCGGGGCGCGCCCCCGGCTTCGAGAACATCCCGGCGATCGTGGCGGCCGCGGCGTCGCTGCGGGCGGTGCGGGACGAGGCGGAGTCGGAGGCCCGGCGGCTGCGGGAGCTGGTGGACCGGATCCGCACCCGGGTCCCGGAGCTGGTGCCGGATGTCGAGGTGGTCGGCGACCCGGTGCGCCGGCTCCCCCATCTCGTCACCTTCTCCTGTCTCTACGTCGACGGGGAGACGGTGCTGCACGATCTCGACCGCGAGGGCTTCTCCGTCTCCTCGGGCTCGTCCTGCACGAGCTCGACGCTCACCCCGAGCCATGTACTGCGGGCGATGGGCGTGCTGAGCGAGGGCAACGTGCGGGTGTCCCTGCCGTCGGGCACGGCGGAGGAGGACGTCGACCGTTTCCTGGAGGTCCTGCCCGGAGTCGTCGCCGGGGTCCGCGGCAGGCTGGGGGCACCGACGGAGGCGGCACCCACGTCCGCCGCGTCCAGGGCGCTCGTGGTGGACGCCCTCGGCAAGCGCTGCCCCGTCCCCGTCATCGAACTCGCCAAGGTCATCGGGGACGTCCCGGTCGGCGGCACCGTCACGGTCCTGGCCGACGACGAGGCGGCCCGGCTCGACATCCCGGCCTGGTGCGAGATGCGCGACCAGGAGTACGTGGGCGAGTCCCCGGCGCCGGGAGGAACGGCGTACGTGGTGCGCCGCCGCGGCTGA
- the ctaC gene encoding aa3-type cytochrome oxidase subunit II: MSPNGSDLPHRPNGGGGTPMSRRPMRRKLPQVLTAGLIVASATGCSPTWEDFPRLGMPTPVTEEAPRILSLWQGSWAAALAVGVLVWGLILWSVIFHRRSRTKVEVPPQTRYNMPIEALYTVVPLIIVSVLFYFTARDESKLLALSDKPAHTINVVGYQWSWGFNYLEDVDGNPATGDAAAQKTLNAIPDKYTNDFPKGAEGVYDAGIPGDRNPQTGNPGPTLWLPKGEKVRFILTSRDVIHSFWVVPFLFKQDVIPGHTNVFEVTPNQEGTFLGKCAELCGVDHSRMLFNVKVVSPERYQQHLKELAEKGQTGFIPSGIAQSDPARNAEKNQL; encoded by the coding sequence GTGAGTCCCAACGGCTCCGACCTCCCCCACCGCCCGAACGGCGGGGGCGGTACCCCCATGTCGCGGCGCCCGATGCGGCGGAAGCTGCCGCAGGTGCTGACGGCGGGCTTGATCGTGGCATCCGCCACGGGTTGCTCCCCCACTTGGGAGGACTTCCCCCGCCTCGGTATGCCCACCCCCGTCACGGAGGAGGCTCCCCGGATCCTCTCCCTCTGGCAGGGCTCGTGGGCGGCTGCCCTCGCCGTGGGCGTGCTGGTGTGGGGTCTGATCCTGTGGAGCGTCATCTTCCACCGGCGCAGCCGGACCAAGGTCGAAGTTCCCCCGCAGACCCGGTACAACATGCCCATCGAGGCGCTGTACACCGTGGTCCCGCTCATCATCGTCTCGGTGCTGTTCTACTTCACCGCGCGTGACGAGTCGAAGCTCCTCGCCCTCTCCGACAAGCCCGCCCACACCATCAACGTGGTCGGATACCAGTGGAGCTGGGGCTTCAACTACCTCGAGGACGTGGACGGGAACCCGGCCACCGGCGATGCCGCGGCCCAGAAGACCCTGAACGCGATTCCGGACAAGTACACCAACGACTTCCCCAAGGGTGCCGAGGGCGTGTACGACGCCGGCATCCCGGGCGACCGGAACCCGCAGACCGGCAACCCCGGCCCCACGCTGTGGCTGCCGAAGGGTGAGAAGGTCCGCTTCATCCTGACGTCGCGGGACGTCATCCACTCCTTCTGGGTGGTCCCCTTCCTGTTCAAGCAGGACGTCATCCCGGGGCACACCAACGTCTTCGAGGTCACTCCGAACCAGGAGGGCACCTTCCTGGGCAAGTGCGCCGAGCTCTGCGGTGTCGACCACTCCCGGATGCTCTTCAACGTCAAGGTCGTCTCCCCGGAGCGCTACCAGCAGCACCTGAAGGAGCTGGCCGAGAAGGGGCAGACCGGCTTCATCCCGTCGGGCATCGCGCAGTCTGACCCGGCCCGGAATGCGGAGAAGAACCAACTGTGA
- the ctaD gene encoding aa3-type cytochrome oxidase subunit I, with protein sequence MSILNEPQGAAAADDSYENELPVRRRQPGNVVVKWLTTTDHKTIGTLYLATSFFFFCIGGVMALFMRAELARPGTQIMSNEQFNQAFTMHGTVMLLMFATPLFAGFANWIMPLQIGAPDVAFPRLNMFAYWLYLFGSLIAVGGFLTPNGAADFGWFAYSPLSDAVRSPGVGADLWIMGLAFSGFGTILGSVNFITTIICMRAPGMTMFRMPIFTWNVLLTGVLVLLAFPVLAAALFALEADRKFGAHIFDAANGGALLWQHLFWFFGHPEVYIIALPFFGIVSEIIPVFSRKPMFGYIGLVAATIAIAGLSVTVWAHHMYVTGGVLLPFFSFMTFLIAVPTGVKFFNWIGTMWKGSLSFETPMLWTIGFLITFTFGGLTGVILASPPMDFHVSDSYFVVAHFHYVVFGTVVFAMFAGFHFWWPKFTGKMLDERLGKITFWTLFIGFHGTFLVQHWLGAEGMPRRYADYLAADGFTALNTISTISSFLLGLSILPFVYNVWKTAKYGKKIEVDDPWGYGRSLEWATSCPPPRHNFLTLPRIRSESPAFDLHHPEIAALDQLDHAGHGAITADKEAGK encoded by the coding sequence GTGAGCATCCTCAACGAACCCCAGGGTGCCGCGGCGGCCGATGACTCGTACGAGAACGAGCTCCCCGTCCGGCGCCGGCAGCCCGGCAACGTGGTCGTGAAGTGGCTCACCACCACCGACCACAAGACGATCGGCACGCTCTACCTGGCGACCTCGTTCTTCTTCTTCTGCATCGGCGGCGTCATGGCGCTCTTCATGCGCGCCGAACTCGCCCGTCCGGGTACGCAGATCATGTCGAACGAGCAGTTCAACCAGGCGTTCACGATGCACGGCACCGTGATGCTGCTGATGTTCGCGACGCCGCTGTTCGCCGGATTCGCCAACTGGATCATGCCGCTGCAGATCGGCGCGCCCGACGTGGCGTTCCCGCGGCTGAACATGTTCGCGTACTGGCTGTACCTCTTCGGCTCGCTCATCGCGGTGGGCGGCTTCCTCACCCCGAACGGTGCGGCCGACTTCGGCTGGTTCGCCTACTCCCCGCTGTCGGACGCCGTCCGCTCGCCGGGCGTCGGCGCCGATCTCTGGATCATGGGTCTGGCCTTCTCCGGCTTCGGCACGATCCTCGGTTCGGTCAACTTCATCACCACGATCATCTGCATGCGGGCCCCGGGCATGACGATGTTCCGCATGCCGATCTTCACCTGGAACGTCCTGCTGACCGGTGTGCTGGTCCTGCTGGCCTTCCCGGTGCTCGCCGCGGCCCTGTTCGCGCTGGAGGCGGACCGTAAGTTCGGCGCCCACATCTTCGACGCGGCCAACGGCGGCGCCCTGCTGTGGCAGCACCTCTTCTGGTTCTTCGGCCATCCGGAGGTGTACATCATCGCGCTGCCGTTCTTCGGCATCGTCTCCGAGATCATCCCGGTGTTCAGCCGCAAGCCGATGTTCGGCTACATCGGCCTGGTGGCCGCGACCATCGCGATCGCCGGTCTGTCCGTGACCGTGTGGGCCCACCACATGTACGTCACCGGCGGAGTGCTACTGCCGTTCTTCTCCTTCATGACCTTCCTGATCGCGGTACCGACCGGTGTGAAGTTCTTCAACTGGATCGGCACGATGTGGAAGGGCTCGTTGTCCTTCGAGACCCCGATGCTCTGGACGATCGGCTTCCTGATCACCTTCACCTTCGGTGGTCTGACCGGTGTCATCCTGGCCTCGCCCCCGATGGACTTCCACGTCTCCGACTCGTACTTCGTGGTCGCCCACTTCCACTACGTCGTCTTCGGCACCGTGGTGTTCGCGATGTTCGCCGGATTCCACTTCTGGTGGCCGAAGTTCACCGGCAAGATGCTGGACGAGCGCCTCGGCAAGATCACCTTCTGGACGCTGTTCATCGGCTTCCACGGCACGTTCCTGGTCCAGCACTGGCTGGGCGCCGAGGGCATGCCGCGCCGCTACGCGGACTACCTGGCCGCCGACGGCTTCACCGCGCTGAACACCATCTCGACGATCAGCTCGTTCCTGCTCGGCCTGTCGATCCTCCCGTTCGTCTACAACGTGTGGAAGACGGCCAAGTACGGCAAGAAGATCGAGGTCGACGACCCGTGGGGCTACGGCCGTTCGCTCGAATGGGCGACGTCCTGCCCGCCGCCGCGGCACAACTTCCTCACCCTGCCGCGGATCCGCTCCGAATCCCCGGCGTTCGATCTGCACCACCCGGAGATCGCGGCTCTCGACCAGCTCGACCACGCCGGTCACGGTGCCATCACCGCTGACAAGGAGGCCGGCAAGTGA